One genomic segment of Actinoplanes ianthinogenes includes these proteins:
- a CDS encoding SAM-dependent methyltransferase, with translation MNVPHSARIYDYWLGGKDNFAVDRAVGEAMIQAIPGMRYMAGENRKFVHRAARALVEKEGIRQFLDIGTGIPTRPNLHEVAQQIAPETRVVYVDNDPIVLVHARALMLSSAEGRSEYISADIRDPRSILTDEVLRETLDLTQPVGLTLIAILMLLADEDDPWATVAALRDAMPSGSCLAITHPTADFNPDEVGQAVAAATGAGMTLVARTQEAVARFFGDWELLEPGLVPVSAWRPDTPAADPKAAYYWAGVARKP, from the coding sequence ATCAACGTCCCGCACTCCGCCCGCATCTACGACTACTGGCTGGGCGGCAAGGACAACTTCGCGGTCGACCGCGCCGTCGGCGAGGCGATGATCCAGGCGATCCCCGGCATGCGCTACATGGCGGGGGAGAATCGCAAGTTCGTCCACCGCGCCGCCCGCGCCCTGGTGGAAAAGGAAGGCATCCGCCAGTTCCTGGACATCGGCACCGGCATCCCGACCCGGCCCAACCTGCACGAGGTCGCCCAGCAGATCGCCCCGGAGACCCGGGTGGTCTACGTCGACAACGACCCGATCGTCCTGGTCCACGCCCGCGCCCTGATGCTCAGCTCCGCCGAGGGCCGCAGTGAGTACATCAGCGCCGACATCCGCGACCCCCGCTCGATCCTCACCGACGAGGTGCTCCGGGAGACCCTCGACCTGACCCAGCCGGTCGGCCTCACCCTGATCGCGATCCTGATGCTGCTCGCCGACGAGGACGACCCCTGGGCCACGGTGGCCGCCCTGCGCGACGCGATGCCGTCCGGCAGCTGCCTGGCGATCACCCACCCGACCGCCGACTTCAACCCCGACGAGGTGGGCCAGGCGGTCGCCGCCGCCACCGGCGCCGGGATGACCCTGGTCGCCCGCACCCAGGAGGCGGTGGCCCGCTTCTTCGGCGACTGGGAGCTGCTCGAGCCGGGCCTGGTCCCGGTCTCCGCCTGGCGCCCCGACACCCCGGCCGCCGACCCCAAGGCGGCTTACTACTGGGCCGGAGTCGCCCGCAAGCCCTGA
- a CDS encoding cellulose binding domain-containing protein, producing MQRSRLRLAIYSSAAVLAVGGGIGAAVAATTGGTGGLTASFAKDSDWGTGYQAHYTIKNDTGAAVNGWQLVFDLPTSAKLSTSWDATVTTSGSTETAKNAAWNGTIPAGGTAAFGFVVNGKGDPTSCTINGASCAAGGATVAPTATATAAPTKTATVAPTKTATATPTKTATATPTKTATATPTATSTGGSGSASGVLVAPYVDMGVLSNGGTLSALASGGNVKSFSLAFVTASGCKASWFGAFDPRQKQFADQISAIRSAGGDVKVSFGGATGVELAQACTSTTALQAEYQAVVDAYNLKYIDLDIEGAASADTASIDRRSTALAALQKANPGLKISLTLPVLPEGLTADGLNVVKSAKNAGVDLDLVNIMAMDYGRSAQDYGDLAIQAVKSTKDQIKSLYGNSDAAAFKMVGVTPMIGKNDDSGTFTQSDAKDLVAFANTNHLGFVSFWEMQRDKNACQGALFQCTNVSQTAFEFSKIFAGFQG from the coding sequence ATGCAACGCAGCCGTCTGCGGCTCGCCATCTACTCCTCCGCCGCGGTGCTCGCGGTCGGCGGTGGCATCGGCGCGGCGGTCGCTGCCACCACCGGCGGCACGGGGGGCCTGACCGCCTCCTTCGCCAAGGACAGCGACTGGGGCACCGGATACCAGGCGCACTACACGATCAAGAACGACACCGGCGCCGCGGTGAACGGCTGGCAGCTGGTCTTCGACCTGCCCACCAGCGCGAAGCTGAGCACCTCGTGGGACGCCACGGTGACCACCAGCGGCAGCACCGAGACCGCGAAGAACGCCGCCTGGAACGGCACCATCCCGGCCGGCGGCACGGCCGCCTTCGGCTTCGTGGTCAACGGCAAGGGCGACCCGACCAGCTGCACCATCAACGGCGCGTCCTGCGCCGCGGGTGGCGCGACCGTGGCGCCGACCGCGACCGCCACCGCGGCGCCGACCAAGACCGCCACCGTCGCGCCGACCAAGACCGCGACGGCCACGCCGACCAAGACCGCCACCGCCACGCCGACCAAGACGGCCACGGCCACGCCGACCGCGACCTCGACCGGCGGGTCCGGCTCGGCGAGCGGCGTGCTGGTCGCCCCGTACGTCGACATGGGCGTCCTGTCCAACGGCGGCACCCTCTCCGCGCTGGCCAGTGGGGGCAACGTCAAGTCGTTCAGCCTCGCGTTCGTCACCGCGTCCGGCTGCAAGGCCAGCTGGTTCGGCGCCTTCGACCCGCGGCAGAAGCAGTTCGCCGACCAGATCAGCGCGATCCGGTCGGCCGGCGGCGACGTGAAGGTCTCCTTCGGCGGCGCGACCGGCGTCGAGCTGGCCCAGGCCTGCACCTCGACCACCGCGCTGCAGGCTGAGTACCAGGCCGTCGTCGACGCCTACAACCTGAAGTACATCGACCTGGACATCGAGGGCGCGGCCTCGGCCGACACCGCGTCGATCGACCGCCGCTCGACCGCGCTCGCCGCGCTCCAGAAGGCGAACCCGGGCCTGAAGATCTCGCTGACCCTCCCGGTGCTGCCGGAGGGCCTGACCGCGGACGGCCTCAACGTGGTCAAGTCGGCCAAGAACGCCGGTGTCGACCTGGACCTGGTCAACATCATGGCGATGGACTACGGCCGCTCCGCGCAGGACTACGGCGACCTGGCGATCCAGGCCGTCAAGTCCACGAAGGACCAGATCAAGTCGCTGTACGGCAACTCCGACGCGGCCGCCTTCAAGATGGTCGGCGTCACCCCGATGATCGGCAAGAACGACGACAGCGGCACGTTCACCCAGAGCGACGCCAAGGACCTGGTCGCCTTCGCCAACACGAACCACCTCGGCTTCGTCTCCTTCTGGGAGATGCAGCGCGACAAGAACGCCTGCCAGGGCGCCCTGTTCCAGTGCACCAACGTCAGCCAGACCGCCTTCGAGTTCTCCAAGATCTTCGCCGGCTTCCAGGGCTGA
- a CDS encoding DUF397 domain-containing protein — MTYVVNGMPAGQLQGVTWQKSRRSNPSGNCVECAVLPGGDVAVRNSRDPEGAALIYTRAEIEAFLGGVRDGDFDNLVA, encoded by the coding sequence ATGACCTACGTGGTCAACGGCATGCCAGCCGGTCAGCTGCAGGGCGTGACCTGGCAGAAGAGCCGTCGCAGCAACCCGAGTGGCAACTGTGTGGAGTGCGCTGTCCTGCCCGGCGGCGACGTCGCCGTGCGCAACTCCCGCGACCCGGAGGGTGCCGCGCTCATCTACACCCGCGCCGAGATCGAGGCGTTCCTGGGTGGAGTTCGGGACGGGGACTTCGACAACCTGGTGGCCTGA
- a CDS encoding helix-turn-helix domain-containing protein: MSAGTQEEAPGGGPTVLRILLGSQLRKLRESRGITRDAAGYEIRASGSKISRMELGRVSFKERDVADLLTLYGVDDKAERDALIGLARQANSPGWWQQLNDVLPTWFQAYLGLEAAATLIRTYEIQFVPGLLQTPEYARAVIMLGHAGASAEEINKRVEVRRQRQQILTRSGGPQLWAVIDEAVLRRPIGGVDVMRAQIESLIAASRLPSVRLQIIPFTAGGHAAAGGPFSILRFPEPELPDVVYVEQLTSAIYLDKREDVDQYAMAMERVCIDAEPPNHTQEILGKLLNEVGRPI; encoded by the coding sequence GTGAGCGCGGGTACGCAGGAGGAGGCGCCGGGCGGCGGTCCAACCGTGCTGCGCATTCTGCTCGGCTCCCAACTCCGGAAGCTGCGGGAGTCGAGAGGGATCACCCGGGACGCGGCGGGCTACGAGATCCGCGCCTCGGGTTCGAAGATCAGCCGGATGGAGCTCGGCCGGGTCAGCTTCAAGGAACGCGACGTCGCGGACCTGTTGACCTTGTATGGCGTGGACGACAAGGCGGAGCGCGACGCGCTGATCGGCCTTGCCCGCCAGGCCAACAGCCCCGGCTGGTGGCAGCAGCTGAACGACGTGCTGCCCACCTGGTTCCAGGCCTACCTGGGGCTCGAGGCGGCCGCCACGCTGATCCGCACCTACGAGATCCAGTTCGTTCCGGGTCTGCTCCAGACGCCGGAGTACGCGCGTGCCGTGATCATGCTGGGGCACGCCGGCGCCAGTGCCGAGGAGATCAACAAGCGGGTCGAGGTGCGCCGGCAGCGGCAGCAGATTCTCACCCGTTCGGGTGGCCCGCAGCTGTGGGCGGTGATCGACGAGGCGGTGCTGCGCCGGCCGATCGGCGGCGTCGACGTGATGCGCGCGCAGATCGAGTCGCTCATCGCGGCGTCCCGGCTGCCGAGCGTGCGGTTGCAGATCATCCCGTTCACCGCGGGCGGGCACGCCGCGGCCGGTGGCCCGTTCTCGATCCTGCGGTTCCCCGAGCCGGAGCTGCCCGACGTGGTCTACGTCGAGCAGTTGACCAGCGCGATCTACCTCGACAAGCGCGAGGACGTGGATCAGTACGCGATGGCGATGGAGCGCGTCTGCATCGACGCCGAGCCGCCGAATCACACCCAGGAGATCCTGGGGAAGCTGCTCAACGAGGTCGGCCGCCCGATCTAG
- a CDS encoding GGDEF domain-containing protein, which translates to MNERDMDAETLSAVLLSIEDQRSWDARAELVRTREIERAAIALGDELLAARARLCQINMQMRCGDVAAAAEQIWHVHQWAMEHDARRLLARTHLVWSAIHLHLGDAEQGLEHAVLAVELLDDDATEHMQVWHRTKLADALYFAGDMDAARVRYTQAEELALRLGSPALLCMLNNYAYVESSIGNQALAEEVCGRLQHLAAEWDIPLEPAFLDTIGSIQVSNEHYAAAAETMRLCLERHAEGRWDDANDMAQYLVTLAQAQRGLGQFAAAQASLDEARRQCVERDLGESVVRVHQEQAELHAAGGDFEAAFAAHKTFFEAYRQQQSLQREARSRTRQAMFETAEARQEAERFREQARRDPLTGLHNRRYVDERLPALIRTDPQLTVALVDLDHFKQVNDQLSHDVGDQVLVRVAQVLAREVAAACPEGFAARMGGEEFLVVLPDTAVPRAHALLDDLRRTIRNQHWAPITRHLPVTVSIGVAGLTDAPQDAQVPLLSTADGHLYAAKHGGRDRVVSTADLHDCVGHASAA; encoded by the coding sequence TTGAACGAGCGCGACATGGACGCCGAGACGCTGTCCGCCGTCCTCCTCTCGATCGAGGACCAGCGGTCGTGGGACGCCCGGGCCGAGCTGGTCCGGACGCGGGAGATCGAGCGGGCCGCCATCGCCCTCGGCGACGAGCTGCTCGCCGCCCGGGCCCGGCTCTGCCAGATCAACATGCAGATGCGCTGCGGCGACGTGGCGGCCGCCGCGGAGCAGATCTGGCACGTGCACCAGTGGGCGATGGAGCACGACGCCCGCCGGCTGCTGGCCCGCACCCACCTCGTCTGGTCCGCGATCCACCTGCACCTCGGTGACGCCGAGCAGGGTCTGGAGCACGCCGTCCTCGCCGTCGAGCTGCTCGACGACGACGCCACCGAGCACATGCAGGTCTGGCACCGCACCAAGCTGGCCGACGCGCTCTATTTCGCCGGCGACATGGACGCCGCCCGTGTGCGATACACGCAGGCAGAGGAGCTGGCCCTGCGCCTCGGCTCGCCGGCCCTGCTCTGCATGCTCAACAACTACGCGTACGTCGAGTCCAGCATCGGCAACCAGGCCCTCGCCGAGGAGGTCTGCGGCCGGCTCCAGCACCTGGCCGCCGAGTGGGACATCCCGCTCGAGCCGGCATTCCTGGACACGATCGGGTCGATCCAGGTCAGCAACGAGCACTACGCGGCCGCCGCCGAGACCATGCGGCTCTGCCTGGAGCGGCACGCCGAGGGCCGGTGGGACGACGCCAACGACATGGCGCAGTACCTGGTGACCCTGGCGCAGGCCCAGCGCGGCCTGGGCCAGTTCGCGGCGGCGCAGGCCAGTCTCGACGAGGCCCGCCGGCAGTGCGTCGAGCGCGACCTCGGCGAGTCGGTGGTCCGGGTGCACCAGGAGCAGGCCGAGCTCCACGCGGCCGGCGGCGACTTCGAGGCCGCGTTCGCCGCGCACAAGACCTTCTTCGAGGCGTATCGCCAGCAGCAGTCGCTGCAGCGGGAGGCCCGGTCCCGGACCCGGCAGGCGATGTTCGAGACCGCCGAGGCGCGGCAGGAGGCCGAGCGTTTCCGCGAGCAGGCCCGCCGCGACCCACTCACCGGCCTGCACAACCGGCGCTATGTCGACGAGCGCCTGCCCGCCCTGATCCGCACCGACCCGCAGCTCACCGTGGCCCTGGTCGACCTGGACCACTTCAAGCAGGTCAACGACCAGCTCTCGCACGACGTCGGCGACCAGGTCCTGGTCCGGGTCGCCCAGGTGCTGGCCCGTGAGGTCGCCGCCGCCTGCCCCGAGGGTTTCGCGGCCCGGATGGGCGGTGAGGAGTTCCTGGTGGTGCTGCCGGACACCGCCGTGCCCCGGGCGCACGCGCTGCTCGACGACCTCCGGCGGACCATCCGCAACCAGCACTGGGCGCCGATCACCCGGCACCTGCCGGTGACGGTGAGCATCGGCGTGGCCGGCCTGACCGACGCCCCGCAGGACGCCCAGGTACCCCTACTGTCCACTGCGGACGGTCATCTGTACGCTGCCAAGCACGGCGGACGTGACCGCGTGGTCTCCACGGCAGATCTCCACGACTGCGTCGGACACGCCTCGGCCGCCTGA
- a CDS encoding TetR/AcrR family transcriptional regulator → MSETAEPGLRERKKAATRQALHEAALRLAFEHGPENVTVEAIADETGVSRRTFSNYFANKEEALFYGDLQRMRQLAGLVRARPADETPWAALSAAAEEFYRELGDLDPDWMTRNRMVRRHPSLAAAQVQTFAALEREMAAEVAARLGPATDPLGLRSQLIAGTFLSVLRISLNVWLERRPDVGYWDLAGESLAEAGRGFA, encoded by the coding sequence ATGAGCGAGACAGCGGAGCCGGGGCTGCGCGAGCGGAAGAAGGCGGCCACCCGGCAGGCGCTGCACGAGGCGGCGCTGCGGCTGGCGTTCGAGCACGGCCCGGAGAACGTGACGGTCGAGGCGATCGCGGACGAGACCGGGGTCTCCCGGCGGACGTTCTCGAACTACTTCGCCAACAAGGAGGAGGCGCTGTTCTACGGCGACCTCCAGCGGATGCGGCAACTGGCCGGGCTGGTCCGCGCGCGGCCGGCGGACGAGACGCCGTGGGCGGCGCTGAGCGCGGCGGCCGAGGAGTTCTACCGCGAGCTCGGCGACCTCGACCCGGACTGGATGACACGGAACCGGATGGTGCGCCGGCATCCGTCGCTGGCGGCCGCGCAGGTGCAGACGTTCGCGGCGCTGGAGCGGGAGATGGCCGCCGAGGTGGCGGCTCGGCTCGGCCCGGCCACCGACCCGCTCGGGTTGCGGTCCCAGCTGATCGCCGGGACGTTCCTGTCGGTGCTGCGGATCTCGCTGAACGTCTGGCTGGAGCGCCGCCCGGACGTCGGCTACTGGGATCTGGCCGGGGAGTCGCTCGCCGAGGCGGGCCGCGGGTTCGCCTGA
- a CDS encoding MDR family MFS transporter, with translation MSTPTTSRGEPGSMSHREILEALSGLLLVLFVAMSSSTIVSTALPTIIGDLNGSQTQYTWVVTATLLTATASTPIWGKLADLYSKKLLVQVSIVVFVLGSVLAGLTQNTEQLIAARAFQGLGMGGVQALVQVAIAAMIPPRERGRYNGYLGGVMGLATVAGPLLGGVIVDSALGWRWCFFVGVPIAIIALVVLQKTLHLPVLRRDDVKIDYLGATLIAAGVSVILVWVSFVDDSFAWLSWQTFAMVGAGVALLGLATLVESRVAEPVVPLPIVRRRTTALAILGSLAVGMAMFGGSVFLGQYFQIGRGYSPTEAGLLTIPMMFGLALASTVAGRLITRSGNIKPYVVAGTIILVAGFGGLSVLDHDTPLWYVGIAMFLVGAGVGMSMQNLVLAVQNTVALKDIGAASSTVAFFRSLGGTIGVSVLGAVLAHRVADSMADKLAALGVHATGDSTVSALNLSSLPPAIQHVVRASYGDATGHIFLISMGIAVVGVIAALLMKPAKLRSTVDLAAAKEPEPALVGAAK, from the coding sequence ATGAGCACTCCGACCACGAGTCGCGGCGAACCCGGGTCCATGTCACACCGCGAGATCCTGGAGGCCCTCTCCGGCCTGCTGCTCGTGCTCTTCGTGGCCATGTCCAGCTCGACCATCGTCTCCACCGCGCTGCCGACCATCATCGGCGACCTCAACGGCTCGCAGACGCAGTACACCTGGGTGGTCACCGCCACCCTGCTGACCGCCACCGCCTCCACCCCGATCTGGGGCAAGCTCGCCGACCTGTACAGCAAGAAGCTGCTCGTGCAGGTCTCGATCGTGGTGTTCGTGCTCGGCTCGGTGCTGGCCGGCCTCACCCAGAACACCGAGCAGCTGATCGCCGCCCGGGCCTTCCAGGGCCTCGGCATGGGCGGCGTGCAGGCGCTGGTCCAGGTGGCCATCGCCGCGATGATCCCGCCCCGCGAGCGCGGCCGGTACAACGGCTACCTCGGCGGCGTGATGGGCCTGGCCACCGTCGCCGGCCCGCTGCTCGGCGGCGTGATCGTGGACTCCGCACTCGGCTGGCGCTGGTGCTTCTTCGTCGGTGTCCCGATCGCGATCATCGCCCTGGTGGTGCTGCAGAAGACCCTGCACCTGCCGGTCCTGCGCCGCGACGACGTGAAGATCGACTACCTGGGCGCCACCCTGATCGCGGCCGGCGTCAGCGTCATCCTGGTCTGGGTGTCCTTCGTGGACGACTCGTTCGCCTGGCTCTCCTGGCAGACCTTCGCCATGGTCGGCGCCGGCGTGGCCCTGCTCGGCCTGGCCACCCTCGTCGAGTCCCGGGTCGCCGAGCCGGTCGTCCCGCTGCCGATCGTCCGCCGGCGCACCACCGCCCTGGCCATCCTGGGCAGCCTCGCGGTCGGCATGGCGATGTTCGGCGGCTCGGTCTTCCTCGGGCAGTATTTCCAGATCGGCCGTGGCTACAGCCCGACCGAGGCCGGCCTGCTCACCATCCCGATGATGTTCGGCCTGGCCCTCGCCTCGACGGTGGCCGGCCGGCTGATCACCAGGAGCGGCAACATCAAGCCGTACGTGGTGGCCGGCACGATCATCCTGGTGGCCGGGTTCGGCGGCCTCTCGGTCCTCGACCACGACACCCCGCTCTGGTACGTCGGCATCGCGATGTTCCTGGTCGGCGCCGGTGTCGGCATGTCGATGCAGAACCTGGTCCTGGCCGTGCAGAACACCGTCGCGCTCAAGGACATCGGCGCGGCCAGCTCCACCGTCGCGTTCTTCCGCTCACTGGGCGGCACGATCGGCGTCTCGGTCCTCGGCGCGGTCCTGGCCCACCGGGTCGCCGACTCGATGGCCGACAAGCTCGCCGCCCTGGGCGTGCACGCCACCGGCGACTCGACCGTCAGCGCCCTCAACCTGAGCAGCCTGCCGCCGGCGATCCAGCACGTGGTACGGGCTTCGTACGGCGACGCGACCGGCCACATCTTCCTGATCTCGATGGGCATCGCGGTGGTCGGCGTGATCGCCGCGCTGCTGATGAAGCCCGCCAAGCTGCGCAGCACGGTCGACCTGGCCGCCGCGAAGGAGCCGGAGCCGGCCCTGGTGGGTGCCGCTAAGTAA